The DNA sequence CACGGCCGGAGTTCCCGCCGGGAATACAAATTCCTCTCCGGCCCCTACCAGCGCCAGGTCTTCCGTGGAATTTTCACCCATGGGCAAGCCGGAAGGTTTCACCGATTCTCCTTCCAGTAATTTTGTCCAGCCCTCCCAGCTTCCGTCCGAGGCAGGTTCATTGCTTCCCCATATCTCAAACTTTTTAATATTTCGGTCGGTAAACGCTACCCAGCTTCCCCTTTGCCAGAACCTGAACCTGCTAAGCTTCGCTTTTACGCCAAGGCTGAATGTGAACCATTGCGGCCATTCCCCCGGAGCCGTGTGAAAACCCGGCTTATCCACGTTGGTGTTATTGACGATAATCCCGTCCCAGATATTGGGCATAACCCAGCCCCAGGCCGGGGCCTGATCCGTAGGAAGGACATATTCGCGAAACTGTGTACGGTCCAGCTGCTTTTCAAAGATGGGTTTCAACTCCTTTACCAAGGTATCTGACCTGTTATCCCAGCGATCCTTTACGTAAACTGCGAATTCCCTGCTGAGAGTGTCATAGCCCCGGACCGAAAAATAGCCGGCCGGCTTTTGCGTGTAGTAAATATCGGCCGTCTGCCAGTCGCCCGCCTTGTCCTTTGTCAGCATAATGATATTCAGCTCCCCTTCCGCGGAATTTTCGAAGCTCACGGTAGCTCCGCCGAAATCTGCATTAAGATCCAGGGAGGCGTAGGCTTCCATTACAGGAGGCATCAGCGGCTTTACCTTTATATGGACAGGTTCAGATACCTTTTCGCTACGACTTACCGCATAAATATTCACGTTGTATGCTGTCGTATCGCCGAATCCCTGTATTTCCATGTAATTCTGGTAAAAGGAGGCCTTGGTTTCCCTTATCTCCCCGTTAATTTCAACTTCAGCCTTTACATAAAGAAGATTTTTATCGGCAGGAAGCTTATAGGTCAGCTTCACGGCTCCCGGAAGCGGCTCCACGGTGATATTGGAAACAGGCCCCGGGGCCGGCGTCCCGGCGTCAAAGGGGCCGATGGCGTTTTCTTTACAAGCTGTCAAAAAAAGACAGCAGCCCAGGAAAACCGGAAGAAAGTATTTTTGCATGTTCATATTAATCAAATTAATATCGGAGGTAAACTACCATCCTGGATTTTGAACCAATTTTTTATTCCTTATCAGGCTTCCTTCACTGATGGGCCAGAAATATTCCTTCGTCGTAAATTGACGGGTAAACAAGGTCCTGACCCTGTAATAAAGCTCCGGCTCCTGCTGCGCAATGTCCCAACCCTGAATATTTCCGCTGAAGGCTTCCCGGGCTTTCTTCCATCGCCGGATATCCCAGTAACGGTGTCCTTCAAAAGCAAGTTCTATGAGCCGTTCCTGGTGAATAATACTTCTGAAACCCTGTTTGGTAGTATATTTTGCACTTTCCCGGGAATAGGTGGACCAGGACTCCTCTACGGATTTCAGGCCCGCCCTTTCGCGGACAAGGTTAATCCATTTATATGCTTCCGGCGAAGGGCCGGAATATTCATTCAAGGCCTCCGCATATAGCAGGTACAGGTCCGCCAGCCTCATGACCGGCCAGGGATAGGAAACGATACTATAGCCGCCGCCATCGCCCGGCTGGAGCAAGTTCTGAAAATGCACTAATTTTTTAGGCCAGTAGCCGGTCACAGAGAATAATGAAACGGATAAACGTCCCGAATATCCTCCCGCCCTTGCATTCAGCGTCCAGGCATTATTATCGTCATATTGCCCCTGTCCGTACCAGGTTCCCCCGTCAAAGCCAAGGCTGGCGTAAAAGCGGCTCTCCCTGTCAAAATGCAGGGAAGCCGTCGGATAGCCTTCCTGCAGGTTGTATCTATCTTCTGCCGCGGCAGTTTTTATCGCGTACCTGTTTTCATAATCCCAGCTGATGTCTTCACTAATGGGGACGCCGTTTTCCGTGTAAAACAACTCGGCGATCTTTAATGTCGGTGCAAGCAGCGACCGTGCCCCCGCGTTATTGATCTTTTCGGGATCAACCCGCGCCTGTGAAAGAGCCTGCATCGTATTGGAAAGACTGTTCGTATTTCCCCAGATGATCTCGCTGTTCCATCGTTCGGCCACGCTGTTCCGTATACTCATCTTAGTGGCAGTGACCTCTGAAATAGGATTGGAGAGTACGGAAGGGTTAAAAACATACAGCTCCAGTCCGGCTGATTGGCAGGCTTCAATCGCCTCCTTACAAGCATCCGCCGCTCTTTTCCACTTTTCCGGATCATAGGCCGAACTAAATAACAATTCTCCGTCCGGGTTCCCGAAAGAGGCGTAATCCGAATTGCCGTTAAAGAGGGGGCTTGCCGCTTCAACCAGGATCTTTGCTTTTACCGACAAGAGTACAAGCCGTGTAATTCTGCCATGCTCGTCGTTCTCGTTCTCAAGGACAAGAGGAAGGTCAGGGGCCGCCTCGTCCAGCAAAGCGATCACATAATTAAAAACGGAGTCGACGGGTTCTCTTTTTACCTGCACCTCATCCACGCCGGTGGAAATATCCAGGTTCTCCCGGATGATGGGTACGGGGCCGTACATTCTGAGCAGCCAGAAATGATAATAGGCCTTCAGGAATTTCGCCTCGGCGATCCATCTTCTTTTTTCACGCTCCTGCATCCCCGGAACGGTGGCAATATTTTCCAGGAAAATATTGCAGTCACGCAATCCCTGGAACAAGGGCTGCCCTCCGTCCCGTCCTTCCCAATAATTCAATCTCGGGTTCACAATCCCCTGGTTTCCCCGCGCCAGGTACTCGAAAGGATCGTTATAATAGAACTGGGGAGTTTGCGGATAAGGCAGCCAGAACTCGTCGCCCGCGACAAATGTATTAGTGGCCGGATCGCCATGACCTGGCATATAGGAATAACAGGTAAAGAGGTACTTCTCCGCTGTCGTTCGGCTGGTAAAGGCATTTTCTATCGTTGCCACTCCATCGGGAACCACATCCAGGTATTTCCCGCAGGAGCAAAGCATCGTGGAAAGCACCGATATATATAGAATAAATTTCATATTGTTCAGATTATAATGTTACGTGAACGCCCAGGTTCAGGACGCGTTGTACGGGATAGCCAAGTCCATAGCCGCCCATTTCCACATCCCATAACTTAAACTTGCTGATGACGAACAGGTTGGTTCCGTTCAGGTAAAACCGTGCGTTGGAAATACCGATTCTTTCCATCGCGCGCTCCGGAAGGGTGTATCCCAATTCCACGGATTTCAGCCGCAGAAAATCACCATCCCTCATAAACCAGTTGCTGCGCTGCACATTGTTTTCATTGACCGTGGGGCTCAGCCTGGGCCATAAGGCATAACTGTTCCGGTTTTCCTCCGACCAATAACTATCCGCGTATGCTTTCAGCAGTTGCGTTTCATTATTAAAGGGGGAAGTAGCTTCCGCATCTATCCAGAAGGAAGAGCGGGCGGAACCCTGGAAGAAACAGGACAGGTCAAAGCGCTTAAAGCCGGTGGAAAAGCCGAAGCCATAAATAATCTCCGGGTCAGTTGGATGCCCCATTGCCACCTGGTCGCGCTCGGTGATCTGACCGTCACCATTGACATCGCGGTATTTGATATCCCCTCCGCCGTAGGTTCCGAAATTCTGCCTGGGTGAATTAAACGTTTCCTCGTCATCCACAAACAGGCGTTCGGCAATATATCCCCAGTACTGAGACAGGGGATAACCTACCCGGGACCTATAGGCTTCCTCGTATTGCGGCTCTTCATAGACTTTGAACTCGCTGGCCGCCAGCGTAAAGTTGCCGCGTACCTTCAGCCAGAAATCATCCCGGAAGAAGTTTGAATACGTGAAAGACCCGTCAATGCCCTGGGAAGCGGCCTCACCTACATTTGCGCGTACGACTGCCGAGAGCCCCATGGTTTCCGGGATGGACTCCCTGTCCATCAGGATATTGGACCTGTATTCATGGAAGTAGTCGGCTTCCAGGGTAAACTTGTCCTTAATTTCAAGTTCTATCCCGATATTGGTCTTTTTCGCCTCCTCCCAGGTGATATTCCGGTTTGAATACCGGGAAACATCCACCCCGGTCCGGTGATAGCCATTCAAGGTACCAAAGGTGGCATCCCTGTCCGCGGATTCCATGTCAACGTTTGAGAGATAGAAGAAGCGGTCGTATTCGCTTCCGATTGCATCGTTCCCTACCAAACCATAGGTTGCCCGGATCTTCAGCAGCGAGATCACCGGCCGCACAGGCTCCCAGAATTTTTCATTGGAAATATTCCAGGCCACTCCCGCAGAAGGGAAAAACCCGAAACGCTGCGATTTATGAAAACGCTCCGAGCCGTTATACCCGAAATTAAATTCGGCATAGTACCTGCTGTCATAAGAATAGGTAGCCCGCCCGGATATCCCGGCGTTCCGGAAAGGCAGCGACCGCTGTAAATCCCCGGCGTTTCCGGAAAGCCGGTTGCGGATGATCCCGATCAGCATAGCGCTGAGATCGTGCTTTTCGGTAAACAGCCGCTGGTAAGTGAGAGAAGCCTGAAGGTAGGTCGTTGATTCGATATCCTTGGCTCCTCCAACCCAGTCGAGGTATTCTTCCCCTTCCGTTTCATTTAAGCCGGCCAGCTGATAGGAATCCGTAAAGCGGTCGTAGCCTCCGATCGTATAATAAAAAGGCACGTACTGCCGCGTTACATCAAAATAAGAATACCTGGAAGTATTGAAGATAGCGCCGCCCTTTAATCCCTTTGCGATAAAAGAAAAGTCCTGTTCCACTTCAAACTGGGCATGAAGCTGCGATCTTGAATATTCCTTATAGCCTTTCACCAGGTTCGCATAAGGATTTACGTAGTTTGCATCCGTCCCAAAATTGCCAAACAGGACATGCTCTATATGGCTGTGCGCCTCATCCGCCTCATAAAAGGCAGGAAAAAGAACAGGGTTAGTATGCATCACCTGGTGATAGACATCACTCCCGCCGTTAATAGGCCCGATGTAATCGTCAAAATTGCCGGAAAGGCGTACCACCACTTCCGTGGTTTTGGTCATATCTATATTGATATTCGACCTTAAACCGTATGTTTTCAGGTTTACATTGCTGTTAAAATTATTCCGGCCGTCTACTTTCAGCACGCCGTTATCCTGGTTAAACGTTCCGGCCAGGTAATAACGGGCAACTTTTCCACCTCCGCTTGCGTTCATATTGAATCGCTGGTTGAGCGTGTAATCTTTAAAAAGCGCATCCTGCCAATCTGTAGCCGGGTACACATAGGGATTCCCGCCGGCAGCCGTCCTGTCTATTTTACTCTGTAAATAAGGCTGGGGAGCCAGCGCATTCCTGGTCAGTACGGCTTCGTTCCCCATTTCCATATAGGTGATCGGATCTGCAAGTTCAATATTCCGTGTGGGGGCGGAAATCGAATTTTCCAAACGCATTGATATGCTTATTTTCCCTTCCTTTCCCTCCTTGGTCGTTATCAGGATAACACCGTTGGCTCCCCTGGCTCCATACAAGGAAGTGGCGGTTGCATCTTTCAATATGGAAAAACTGGCAATATTATCCGGCTGAAGACGCGCAAGTTCTGTGGAACTTACTTCAATCCCGTCGATAAGTATCAGCGGATCCTTTTTATACCCGAAAGTAGTTACTCCGCGAATAAAAAAGTCGGCATTGTCGGCCCCGGGCTCCCCGCTGCGCTGGTAGGCGATCATGCCCGATATTTGCCCGGCCAGCGCCGTGGTGAGGTTACTGGACGGGATTTTGAGATCGGAAGGATTCACCGTAGTGACCGCACCTATCACATCCTCTTTCTTTTGTTCTCCAAACGCGACCACCACCACTTCCTCAAGCGCAGCAGTATTTATTTTTAACTGCACCTGCAGCTCCGGCCTGCCCATTACCGGCACTTCAAGCGTGGTATATCCGATCAATTCGAACAGCAGGGTGGCATTCTTATCGGGAATCTCAAGAATGAACTTGCCGTTCTGATCAGTAGCCGTGCCAATATTGGGGCTACCTTTTACTGAAATGGCTACACCCGGCAGAAGCCCCACCGAATCGCTTACCGTTCCCTTGATCTCAATACCTGCAGAATCCACGGCCGCCTCCCTGACTGCTCCTGCAGACAGTATTTCGTATTTGCTTGCCTCCACAGCAGTCGCATTAAAGCTGTAAATACCGCTGACGAGTAAAACAAAAAGAAAATAGCCGCCGAAATGAATTCTTAGTATTTTTCTTTTCATAAAAATTGGACTTAAGTTTAGCGCCAAATGTATCTTATATTACACCGGGGCGCCTACACATTTCTTACTGTACGCCAATACAATTTTGACCGATATTATCCCATAATCATTTATTTTAATTATAATCGTATAGAAAAAGGATGATCGGAATGAAAGCAATTCTCCAGAAAGTGCCGGTATCACCGGATTCTTCTTTTGCCGTGCAGGAATTCAGGTCATCTTATTTTGATGTTCCCTGGCATTTCCATCCTGAATATGAACTGGTACTGGTAATCAAAAGCGAGGGAAAACGGTTCGTGGGTGACCATATAGCGAACTTCGCGCCGGGAGACCTTGTCCTGTTAGGCTCCAATCTTCCTCACTGGTACAGAAATGACGCGGCCTATTATCAAAACGACCCGAACCTGGAAGCGGTATCAATCGTTGTCCAGTTTACGAGAGGCTTTATCGGCGATGCTTTTCTTCAGAGCCCGGAAGCGCAAAAGATCAGGCAGTTATTTGACAGGGCCGCAATGGGCCTGGAGATCGGCGGGGAAGCCCGGGACCGGGTCAGCTCCATGATGAAGGAATTTCATTCCCTGGAAGGAATGAACAAGTTGCTTCAGCTATTGACCATCCTGAACCACCTGGCCAGCTCCGGCGAATGCAGCGCCCTTTCCCATCAGCAGCTGACGAAGCTGAATATTGAAGATTCAAAACGTATCAATAAAATTTATGAATATGTCATGCAGCACTTTACGGAACCTATTTCTACTGAAGACGTGTCAAACCAGGTAAATATGTGTTCGGCGGCATTTTGCCGCTATTTTAAAAAAAGAACACAGAAAACATTTATTACTTTCTTAAACGAGATCAGAGTTGGCCATGCCTGCAGGCTGCTCGCTAATCACGACCTTCATATTACGGAAATTTGCTACAAAAGCGGATATAACAATGTATCTCATTTTAACAGGCAGTTCAAAGCCCTTAAAAACATGACCCCTCAGGCTTTCCGCAAGCACCACTTCAATAATTTCTGAAAGCTAATCCGGCAACTCTCTGAAGGCTACATTCCGGTAAAAAACTTCGGCATATTCTGATTGCAGCAGGATTTTGCCGCTTACCGAATCGATATGAATACGGGTATTGGGAGGGATCCTGTTCTGATGAGAGATTTGAAAGACGAAAAATGTTTGTATTTTTAAGCTGATTCCCTCTTACAAAATGTACATCCCGCAGGGCAATTTGGCAACAGATACAGGCGAAATAACCGCATTCATGCAGCGGTTCAGTTTTGCCGCAATTATTACGGCCAGGAATGGGCTTCCCCTGGCAACGCATTTACCTTTTGTTGTCGTGACAAATGGCAACGACATTCTGTTAAGGTCACATTTTGCCAGGGCAAACAGCCAGTGGCAGGAAATTCAGGATAACAAAGAAGTATTGGTGATTTTTTCGGAACCGCATGCCTATATTTCCCCTAAGCATTACGAAAAGGAATTAAATGTCCCTACCTGGAATTACATCGCCGTGCATGCTTATGGCCAGGGCCGCATAATCAGTGAAACAGCAGCGGCATTCGCCTTGCTGGAGCAAACAATCAATACTTACGAGGCCGAATATAAACGCCAATGGGACAGCTTACCATCCGATTATCGCTTAAGAATGTTAAAGGGAATTGTAGCTTTTGAAATTGCCGTTACGGACCTGCAGGCCAAGAAGAAATTGAGTCAGAACAAAACGGAGAACGAACAGCGGCGGATTATTGACAGCTTAGCGAAGAGCGGGCGGGATAATGAACAGCAAATTGCGCAATATATGCAGGAAAACCTGAAGGGCCGGCACGTATGATGTCAAAAACGAAAACGATAATACTTACTGGTCTTTTAGCCGGCACGCTGGATATTTTGTGCGCTATTTTCATTTTGGCAAATGGAAATGCAGAAGGCGTATTCCGTTTCATTGCACAGGGAGCTTTCGGGCCAGCCGCTTATGAAGGCGGAGCCGGGATGATCTTTTTCGGGGGCCTGTTCCATTACCTGATCGCTTTTTCATTTACCCTGGCCTATTTTATCCTTTCACCGCATATCTTTTTCCTTAGAAAACGCCCGGTTGCCGGCGGCTTGCTTTATGGGATATTCGTCTGGTGTTTTATGAATTATATCGTACTGCCGCTTAGCCTGAATCCTCCGGGCGCATTTAGGATAGAGGCCGCCTATAAAAACATCCTGATTTTGATGTTTGCCGTTGGTTTGCCGATTGCGCTGATGGCCCATAAGTATTACCGTTCGCGATAGCTCCGGAATCCTGGGTTCTCCAACAAAATTTGCCTTTCCGAAAAATAGATCCTATATTTGACTGACCGGTCGGTTTGTTTGTAGTTTGCGTATCCTGGCCGGTTCAACTCCTGTAATATGTTAAAGCAGACAACTCTTAGCCAGCAATATGAACAAGCACGTGACGACAGTCTCCGGGTACTGATCGTTGGCGCCGGTATCGCCGGCATAACGGCAGCACAGATGCTGCGAAAAGACGGCCGGCACCCGGTTCTCATTGAACGAAATACTGGCAATACCCACCCCGGTTATATGCTGGCGCTCATGCCGATGGCGGATGCGGTATTGGATGACCTGGAGGTTCGGGCGCAATACCGTGAGCGAAGCGTGGCATTAAGCCGCTACCGGGTTCACACGCATAAAGGCAAGCTGATCCGGGAAGATTCCATGGCGGAAATATTGGATCGTTACGGTGACTATCGCGGTATCTCCCGGGGCGAATTACTGGAAGTGTTGACGACCGAAGGATGTGACGTAGCTTTTAATACAACCGTAACCGCCATACAAGAGTCTGATGGCGTATCCAATGTGCTACTTAAAACGGGTGATACTTTTCAGGAGCTGAAATTTGATATCGTCATCATCGCCGACGGCATTCATTCCTCCACGCGCAGTCTGGTACTGGGCGAACGTAAAATAAATACCGTGGATACCAAATGGGGCGGCTGGGTAGTCTGGGCGCCGGAAGATGCCGATAAGGACCTTGGCGAAGAACTCTGGGGAGCGGGTTTTTTCTTAGGCGTTTACCCGGTCAAAGGCAATCTGGGCGTTTTTCTGGGAGGCCCCCGCAAGGATACACAAGCCGGCCCTGGCCCCTTTGTCGGGGAAGTCCGGAAAAAGTTGTCCACGATCTCTCCCCGCGCCGAAAGCTGTTTGCAAGCTGTCACTAAAGCATCCGATCCGTATTATTGGCCGTTGAACGATTGCCGGTGTCCTCAATGGGCTTTCAGCCGTACCATCCTCCTCGGCGATGCTGCGGCGGGCTTTTTGCCTACTGCAGGCATCGGGGCAGGTATGGCGATGGAATCCGCATGGGTGCTTACACGTATGCTGCGACATGCTACCGGGGAAAATGTAAGAACGCTTCTTCGGGCATATGAAGAATCGCAGCGTCCAAGAGTGGAGGCGGCCCAGGGGAATTCCCGCGGCCTGGCAAAGATGATGTTTCACCGGAGCAAGGCGCTGGCCATCCTGCGCGAGCTGATGTTGCGGCTGGTCAGCGTGGAAGCGGCCATCAGGCCCATCCGGAAACTGG is a window from the Anseongella ginsenosidimutans genome containing:
- a CDS encoding RagB/SusD family nutrient uptake outer membrane protein, which codes for MKFILYISVLSTMLCSCGKYLDVVPDGVATIENAFTSRTTAEKYLFTCYSYMPGHGDPATNTFVAGDEFWLPYPQTPQFYYNDPFEYLARGNQGIVNPRLNYWEGRDGGQPLFQGLRDCNIFLENIATVPGMQEREKRRWIAEAKFLKAYYHFWLLRMYGPVPIIRENLDISTGVDEVQVKREPVDSVFNYVIALLDEAAPDLPLVLENENDEHGRITRLVLLSVKAKILVEAASPLFNGNSDYASFGNPDGELLFSSAYDPEKWKRAADACKEAIEACQSAGLELYVFNPSVLSNPISEVTATKMSIRNSVAERWNSEIIWGNTNSLSNTMQALSQARVDPEKINNAGARSLLAPTLKIAELFYTENGVPISEDISWDYENRYAIKTAAAEDRYNLQEGYPTASLHFDRESRFYASLGFDGGTWYGQGQYDDNNAWTLNARAGGYSGRLSVSLFSVTGYWPKKLVHFQNLLQPGDGGGYSIVSYPWPVMRLADLYLLYAEALNEYSGPSPEAYKWINLVRERAGLKSVEESWSTYSRESAKYTTKQGFRSIIHQERLIELAFEGHRYWDIRRWKKAREAFSGNIQGWDIAQQEPELYYRVRTLFTRQFTTKEYFWPISEGSLIRNKKLVQNPGW
- a CDS encoding FAD-dependent oxidoreductase, with protein sequence MLKQTTLSQQYEQARDDSLRVLIVGAGIAGITAAQMLRKDGRHPVLIERNTGNTHPGYMLALMPMADAVLDDLEVRAQYRERSVALSRYRVHTHKGKLIREDSMAEILDRYGDYRGISRGELLEVLTTEGCDVAFNTTVTAIQESDGVSNVLLKTGDTFQELKFDIVIIADGIHSSTRSLVLGERKINTVDTKWGGWVVWAPEDADKDLGEELWGAGFFLGVYPVKGNLGVFLGGPRKDTQAGPGPFVGEVRKKLSTISPRAESCLQAVTKASDPYYWPLNDCRCPQWAFSRTILLGDAAAGFLPTAGIGAGMAMESAWVLTRMLRHATGENVRTLLRAYEESQRPRVEAAQGNSRGLAKMMFHRSKALAILRELMLRLVSVEAAIRPIRKLVASKPDPDRIAANCLSGQQFQHSAR
- a CDS encoding DUF1440 domain-containing protein; its protein translation is MMSKTKTIILTGLLAGTLDILCAIFILANGNAEGVFRFIAQGAFGPAAYEGGAGMIFFGGLFHYLIAFSFTLAYFILSPHIFFLRKRPVAGGLLYGIFVWCFMNYIVLPLSLNPPGAFRIEAAYKNILILMFAVGLPIALMAHKYYRSR
- a CDS encoding AraC family transcriptional regulator, encoding MKAILQKVPVSPDSSFAVQEFRSSYFDVPWHFHPEYELVLVIKSEGKRFVGDHIANFAPGDLVLLGSNLPHWYRNDAAYYQNDPNLEAVSIVVQFTRGFIGDAFLQSPEAQKIRQLFDRAAMGLEIGGEARDRVSSMMKEFHSLEGMNKLLQLLTILNHLASSGECSALSHQQLTKLNIEDSKRINKIYEYVMQHFTEPISTEDVSNQVNMCSAAFCRYFKKRTQKTFITFLNEIRVGHACRLLANHDLHITEICYKSGYNNVSHFNRQFKALKNMTPQAFRKHHFNNF
- a CDS encoding DUF5000 domain-containing lipoprotein codes for the protein MNMQKYFLPVFLGCCLFLTACKENAIGPFDAGTPAPGPVSNITVEPLPGAVKLTYKLPADKNLLYVKAEVEINGEIRETKASFYQNYMEIQGFGDTTAYNVNIYAVSRSEKVSEPVHIKVKPLMPPVMEAYASLDLNADFGGATVSFENSAEGELNIIMLTKDKAGDWQTADIYYTQKPAGYFSVRGYDTLSREFAVYVKDRWDNRSDTLVKELKPIFEKQLDRTQFREYVLPTDQAPAWGWVMPNIWDGIIVNNTNVDKPGFHTAPGEWPQWFTFSLGVKAKLSRFRFWQRGSWVAFTDRNIKKFEIWGSNEPASDGSWEGWTKLLEGESVKPSGLPMGENSTEDLALVGAGEEFVFPAGTPAVKYIRIKVLETWSGAESFYIMQVAFWGAEAK
- a CDS encoding FMN-binding negative transcriptional regulator → MYIPQGNLATDTGEITAFMQRFSFAAIITARNGLPLATHLPFVVVTNGNDILLRSHFARANSQWQEIQDNKEVLVIFSEPHAYISPKHYEKELNVPTWNYIAVHAYGQGRIISETAAAFALLEQTINTYEAEYKRQWDSLPSDYRLRMLKGIVAFEIAVTDLQAKKKLSQNKTENEQRRIIDSLAKSGRDNEQQIAQYMQENLKGRHV
- a CDS encoding SusC/RagA family TonB-linked outer membrane protein: MKRKILRIHFGGYFLFVLLVSGIYSFNATAVEASKYEILSAGAVREAAVDSAGIEIKGTVSDSVGLLPGVAISVKGSPNIGTATDQNGKFILEIPDKNATLLFELIGYTTLEVPVMGRPELQVQLKINTAALEEVVVVAFGEQKKEDVIGAVTTVNPSDLKIPSSNLTTALAGQISGMIAYQRSGEPGADNADFFIRGVTTFGYKKDPLILIDGIEVSSTELARLQPDNIASFSILKDATATSLYGARGANGVILITTKEGKEGKISISMRLENSISAPTRNIELADPITYMEMGNEAVLTRNALAPQPYLQSKIDRTAAGGNPYVYPATDWQDALFKDYTLNQRFNMNASGGGKVARYYLAGTFNQDNGVLKVDGRNNFNSNVNLKTYGLRSNINIDMTKTTEVVVRLSGNFDDYIGPINGGSDVYHQVMHTNPVLFPAFYEADEAHSHIEHVLFGNFGTDANYVNPYANLVKGYKEYSRSQLHAQFEVEQDFSFIAKGLKGGAIFNTSRYSYFDVTRQYVPFYYTIGGYDRFTDSYQLAGLNETEGEEYLDWVGGAKDIESTTYLQASLTYQRLFTEKHDLSAMLIGIIRNRLSGNAGDLQRSLPFRNAGISGRATYSYDSRYYAEFNFGYNGSERFHKSQRFGFFPSAGVAWNISNEKFWEPVRPVISLLKIRATYGLVGNDAIGSEYDRFFYLSNVDMESADRDATFGTLNGYHRTGVDVSRYSNRNITWEEAKKTNIGIELEIKDKFTLEADYFHEYRSNILMDRESIPETMGLSAVVRANVGEAASQGIDGSFTYSNFFRDDFWLKVRGNFTLAASEFKVYEEPQYEEAYRSRVGYPLSQYWGYIAERLFVDDEETFNSPRQNFGTYGGGDIKYRDVNGDGQITERDQVAMGHPTDPEIIYGFGFSTGFKRFDLSCFFQGSARSSFWIDAEATSPFNNETQLLKAYADSYWSEENRNSYALWPRLSPTVNENNVQRSNWFMRDGDFLRLKSVELGYTLPERAMERIGISNARFYLNGTNLFVISKFKLWDVEMGGYGLGYPVQRVLNLGVHVTL